Proteins co-encoded in one Actinomadura luteofluorescens genomic window:
- a CDS encoding gas vesicle protein — protein MTAVLDQGRDAPMQRIALVDLLDRLLAGGVVITGDLVISIAGVDLVEVSLRALITSVRDELLPEEERP, from the coding sequence GTGACCGCCGTCCTGGACCAGGGCCGCGACGCCCCGATGCAGCGGATCGCGCTGGTCGACCTCCTGGACCGGCTCCTGGCCGGCGGCGTCGTCATCACCGGCGACCTGGTCATCTCGATCGCGGGCGTGGACCTGGTGGAGGTGTCCCTGCGGGCACTGATCACCTCCGTCCGCGACGAGCTGCTGCCCGAGGAGGAACGACCATGA
- a CDS encoding GvpL/GvpF family gas vesicle protein, translating to MSTPQTPGGSEAGDRIPQYVYGVTRSGASLPPDLAGLDDRPVSLIEDGGSAAAVVSDLPADRALGERADLVAHQRVLNALVDAGTVVLPFRFGAALADRGAVEKELLADNSERFEQVLDQLEGRVELRVKGTYVEDAVLREIMQNDPEVAELSQRLREVPADAADAVYYDRVRLGELIAQSMQRLRENDEQVLLDGAASAAEAFTRKTPAREEDVLDASFLVRADRRAAFEEAVEKLGQQHGDRIRIRLIGPLPPYDFVPEA from the coding sequence ATGAGCACGCCTCAGACCCCCGGCGGCTCTGAGGCCGGGGACCGGATCCCGCAGTACGTGTACGGGGTCACCCGGTCGGGCGCGTCGCTGCCACCGGACCTGGCCGGCCTGGACGACCGGCCGGTGTCGCTGATCGAGGACGGCGGCTCGGCCGCCGCGGTCGTCAGCGACCTGCCCGCCGACCGCGCCCTGGGCGAGCGCGCCGACCTGGTCGCGCACCAGCGGGTCCTGAACGCGCTGGTCGACGCCGGAACCGTCGTCCTGCCCTTCCGCTTCGGCGCCGCGCTCGCCGACCGCGGCGCGGTCGAGAAGGAACTGCTGGCCGACAACTCCGAACGCTTCGAGCAGGTCCTGGACCAGCTCGAGGGCCGCGTCGAGCTGCGCGTCAAGGGCACCTACGTCGAGGACGCGGTGCTGCGGGAGATCATGCAGAACGACCCCGAGGTCGCCGAGCTGTCGCAGCGGCTCCGGGAGGTCCCGGCCGACGCCGCCGACGCCGTCTACTACGACCGCGTCCGGCTCGGCGAGCTGATCGCGCAGTCGATGCAGCGGCTCCGGGAGAACGACGAGCAGGTCCTGCTGGACGGGGCCGCCTCGGCCGCCGAGGCGTTCACGCGCAAGACCCCGGCCAGGGAGGAGGACGTCCTGGACGCCTCGTTCCTGGTCCGCGCCGACCGCCGCGCCGCGTTCGAGGAGGCCGTGGAGAAGCTGGGCCAGCAGCACGGCGACCGCATCCGCATCCGGCTGATCGGGCCGCTGCCGCCCTACGACTTCGTACCGGAGGCGTAA
- a CDS encoding class I SAM-dependent methyltransferase, producing the protein MDTTTESTSESMTAGGYVHGYSGREARRLGDQADALAALLHEGTAYPAGSRVLEAGCGVGAQTVHLVARSPGMRLTAVDLSPASLDQARARVRASFPAARVRWRCADLRDLPFPDAAFDHVFVCFVLEHVPDPRGALVALRRVLRPGGPSP; encoded by the coding sequence ATGGACACCACGACGGAGAGCACGTCGGAGAGCATGACGGCCGGCGGCTACGTGCACGGGTACTCGGGGCGGGAGGCGCGGCGGCTCGGCGACCAGGCCGACGCGCTGGCCGCGCTGCTGCACGAGGGGACCGCCTACCCGGCGGGCAGCCGGGTGCTGGAGGCCGGCTGCGGTGTCGGGGCGCAGACGGTGCACCTGGTGGCGCGCTCCCCCGGCATGCGGCTGACGGCCGTGGACCTGTCACCCGCGTCCCTGGACCAGGCCCGCGCCCGCGTGCGGGCGTCGTTCCCGGCGGCGCGGGTGCGGTGGCGGTGCGCCGACCTGCGGGACCTGCCGTTCCCCGACGCGGCGTTCGACCACGTGTTCGTGTGCTTCGTGCTGGAGCACGTGCCCGACCCGCGCGGTGCGCTGGTGGCGCTGCGGCGGGTGCTGCGGCCTGGGGGACCCTCACCGTGA
- a CDS encoding GvpL/GvpF family gas vesicle protein: protein MTAPGLAGQTAGAHGTAGPSDTGVYLYGVARGLDPAALGDTTGVAGAPVRGVAAAGLTALVSTVRLAEYGEAALRANLEDLEWLEATARAHHDVVDRAAHAAPTAPVRIATIYRDDARVAEVLTDEGGRFTEVLDLIAGRSEWGVKAYADPALLRGDTGQDATDPGGGLAPGAEPPTGPAPAHTPGDASPGGVGTAYLRRRQQERRRRADAGRRVGEQADAVHAELADHAVASRHHPPQDPRLSGRDGTQILNVAYLLDEEQVEGFLAVTRAAAEKLAGIEVEVTGPWPPYSFIEPGEV, encoded by the coding sequence ATGACCGCCCCCGGGCTCGCCGGCCAGACCGCCGGCGCCCACGGCACCGCCGGCCCGTCCGACACCGGCGTCTACCTGTACGGGGTGGCGCGGGGCCTGGACCCGGCCGCCCTGGGCGACACCACCGGGGTGGCCGGAGCGCCGGTGCGCGGCGTGGCCGCCGCCGGGCTGACCGCGCTGGTCAGCACCGTCCGCCTCGCCGAGTACGGCGAGGCGGCGCTGCGCGCCAACCTGGAGGACCTGGAGTGGCTGGAGGCCACCGCCCGCGCCCACCACGACGTCGTCGACCGCGCCGCGCACGCCGCCCCGACCGCACCGGTGCGCATCGCGACCATCTACCGCGACGACGCCCGCGTCGCCGAGGTGCTCACCGACGAGGGCGGCCGGTTCACCGAGGTCCTGGACCTCATCGCCGGCCGCTCGGAGTGGGGCGTGAAGGCCTACGCCGATCCCGCGCTGCTGCGCGGCGACACCGGCCAGGACGCCACCGACCCCGGTGGGGGGCTCGCGCCGGGCGCCGAGCCCCCCACCGGCCCCGCCCCCGCGCACACCCCCGGCGACGCCTCGCCGGGCGGGGTGGGAACCGCGTACCTGCGGCGCCGGCAGCAGGAGCGCCGACGCCGCGCCGACGCCGGGCGCCGCGTCGGCGAGCAGGCCGACGCGGTGCACGCCGAACTCGCCGACCACGCCGTCGCGTCCCGGCACCACCCGCCGCAGGACCCGCGGCTGTCGGGCCGGGACGGCACCCAGATCCTCAACGTCGCCTACCTGCTGGACGAGGAGCAGGTGGAGGGGTTCCTCGCGGTGACCCGCGCGGCCGCCGAGAAACTGGCGGGCATCGAGGTGGAGGTGACCGGGCCCTGGCCGCCCTACTCCTTCATCGAGCCGGGGGAGGTGTGA
- a CDS encoding gas vesicle protein K, protein MSRPDRDTPDRDTPARGDRERGTREPVSGEVSVHDPAPGDPFTDDILAGRTESSGDAPVRAAPVREADLRERSSRTMQRLRSDPETVERDLVKLVLTLVELIRQLMERQALRRAEGGDLTDQQVEDLGLALMRLDEAMTRLKDHFDLDDHDLNLDLGPLGPLLPDH, encoded by the coding sequence ATGAGCCGACCCGACCGCGACACCCCCGACCGCGACACCCCCGCGCGCGGCGACCGCGAGCGGGGGACCCGCGAACCGGTGAGCGGGGAGGTGTCAGTGCACGACCCCGCCCCGGGGGACCCGTTCACCGACGACATCCTGGCCGGACGCACCGAATCCTCCGGGGACGCCCCGGTGCGCGCCGCGCCCGTGCGGGAGGCGGACCTGCGGGAGCGCTCCTCCCGCACGATGCAGCGGCTGCGCTCGGACCCCGAGACCGTCGAGCGCGACCTGGTGAAGCTCGTCCTGACCCTGGTCGAACTGATCCGGCAGCTCATGGAGCGGCAGGCGCTGCGCCGCGCCGAGGGCGGCGACCTCACCGACCAGCAGGTCGAGGACCTGGGCCTGGCGCTGATGCGCCTGGACGAGGCCATGACCCGGCTCAAGGACCACTTCGACCTGGACGACCACGACCTCAACCTCGACCTGGGCCCACTCGGCCCGCTCCTGCCCGACCACTGA
- the gvpO gene encoding gas vesicle protein GvpO, whose translation MLSASKAAEMAVEHVTAMTGRRAESVVGMERTEEGWRVTVEVVETHRIPDSADILAVYDTEVDAEGELVSYRRAGRYSRGRVERN comes from the coding sequence ATGTTGTCCGCGTCCAAGGCCGCCGAGATGGCGGTGGAGCACGTCACGGCGATGACCGGCCGCCGCGCCGAGAGCGTCGTGGGAATGGAGCGCACGGAGGAGGGCTGGCGCGTCACGGTGGAGGTCGTGGAGACCCACCGCATCCCCGACTCCGCGGACATCCTCGCGGTCTACGACACCGAGGTGGACGCCGAGGGGGAGCTGGTGAGCTACCGGCGCGCCGGCCGCTACTCCCGCGGACGAGTGGAGAGGAACTGA
- the pdxR gene encoding MocR-like pyridoxine biosynthesis transcription factor PdxR, with the protein MDRSKDGEHDGSITRGSDFLQLDPADAPPGGLADWLAGRLRDAVADGRLPVGARLPATRVLAAELRVSRGAVTEAYQRLADEGHLAGRGRAGTIVVAAPLTPAPPARPPHGITGTAGTTGEASAPPPAPAPFPPRPGADVFDVLRDQPARIDLSPGLPDLAAFPRAAWQRAERTVLRDLPATGLGYGDPRGTPALRLAVAAWLARYRGIRTDPAGIVIVAGTAQALGLITRVLARDGIDRIAVEDPGSLGVRQHLAHWGMGTPPVPVDTAGIRVDRLRATGAPAVLLTPAHQFPTGAVLGGDRRRDLTRWAAEGGLVIEDDYDAEHRYDRPPVPALRSLLTDRAYYAGSVSKLLAPALRIGWILPPPRHLDALVAEKRFADLGNAALPQLVLAELMNSGEMERTLRLLRRRHRRRRDTMIEAIAAQLPAAAVHGAAAGLHLTVTFPGRLPDGLHDTDLAAAALELGVKTHPLSWHAQRPHPPGLVLGYAAAPTSAIPDAIAALARALHHLTTGTGRRGGHQAATARDANNSAPHRSR; encoded by the coding sequence ATGGACAGATCCAAAGACGGCGAACACGACGGGTCCATAACGCGCGGGTCGGACTTCCTGCAGCTCGACCCCGCCGACGCCCCGCCCGGCGGGCTGGCCGACTGGCTCGCCGGACGGCTCCGCGACGCCGTCGCCGACGGCCGCCTGCCCGTCGGCGCCCGCCTGCCCGCCACCCGCGTCCTCGCCGCCGAACTGCGCGTCTCCCGCGGCGCCGTCACCGAGGCCTACCAGCGCCTCGCCGACGAGGGCCACCTCGCCGGACGCGGCCGCGCCGGCACCATCGTCGTCGCGGCACCCCTCACCCCGGCACCCCCCGCCCGGCCCCCGCACGGCATCACTGGGACCGCTGGCACCACCGGTGAGGCCTCCGCCCCGCCGCCGGCCCCCGCGCCGTTCCCGCCACGGCCCGGCGCGGACGTGTTCGACGTCCTGCGCGACCAGCCCGCCCGCATCGACCTGTCACCCGGACTGCCCGACCTGGCCGCGTTCCCCCGCGCGGCCTGGCAGCGCGCCGAACGCACCGTCCTGCGCGACCTGCCCGCCACCGGCCTCGGCTACGGCGACCCCCGCGGCACCCCCGCACTGCGCCTCGCCGTCGCCGCGTGGCTCGCCCGCTACCGCGGCATCCGCACCGACCCCGCCGGCATCGTCATCGTCGCCGGCACCGCCCAGGCGCTCGGCCTCATCACCCGCGTCCTGGCCCGCGACGGCATCGACCGGATCGCCGTGGAGGACCCCGGCTCCCTCGGCGTCCGCCAGCATCTGGCGCACTGGGGGATGGGCACCCCGCCCGTCCCGGTCGACACCGCCGGGATCCGCGTCGACCGCCTGCGCGCCACCGGCGCCCCCGCCGTCCTGCTCACCCCCGCCCACCAGTTCCCCACCGGCGCCGTGCTCGGCGGCGACCGCCGCCGCGACCTCACACGCTGGGCCGCAGAAGGCGGCCTGGTCATCGAGGACGACTACGACGCCGAGCACCGCTACGACCGGCCCCCGGTCCCCGCACTGCGCTCCCTGCTCACCGACCGCGCCTACTACGCCGGAAGCGTCTCCAAACTCCTGGCCCCCGCCCTGCGCATCGGCTGGATCCTGCCGCCGCCCCGGCACCTGGACGCCCTCGTCGCCGAGAAACGCTTCGCCGACCTCGGCAACGCCGCCCTCCCGCAACTCGTCCTCGCCGAGCTGATGAACTCGGGGGAGATGGAGCGCACCCTGCGGCTGCTGCGGCGCCGCCACCGCCGCCGCCGCGACACGATGATCGAAGCCATCGCCGCGCAGCTGCCCGCGGCGGCCGTGCACGGCGCCGCCGCCGGCCTGCACCTCACCGTCACCTTCCCCGGCCGCCTCCCCGACGGCCTGCACGACACCGACCTCGCCGCGGCGGCGCTGGAACTCGGCGTCAAAACCCACCCGCTGTCATGGCACGCGCAACGCCCCCACCCGCCCGGCCTGGTCCTCGGCTACGCCGCCGCCCCCACCTCGGCCATCCCCGACGCCATCGCCGCCCTCGCCCGCGCCCTCCACCACCTCACCACCGGCACCGGCCGCCGCGGCGGACATCAGGCCGCCACCGCCCGGGACGCCAACAACTCGGCCCCCCACAGGTCACGGTAG
- a CDS encoding gas vesicle protein → MSEISWTGQRSPSRSMAGERQGANLADLLERILDKGIVIVGDVRVNLLDIELLTIKLRLLVASVDRAKEMGIDWWEHDPSLSSKARQKEVDGQGDREQLEEENRRLRERLAALEAGADGAAERTGDGKESSS, encoded by the coding sequence GTGAGTGAGATCTCCTGGACCGGCCAGCGATCCCCGTCGCGGTCGATGGCCGGGGAACGGCAGGGCGCCAACCTGGCCGACCTGCTGGAACGCATCCTCGACAAGGGGATCGTGATCGTCGGAGACGTCCGGGTGAACCTGCTGGACATCGAACTGCTGACGATCAAGCTTCGGCTGCTGGTCGCATCGGTGGACCGGGCCAAGGAAATGGGCATCGACTGGTGGGAACACGACCCGTCCCTGTCCTCCAAGGCCCGGCAGAAGGAGGTGGACGGCCAAGGCGACCGCGAGCAGCTGGAGGAGGAGAACCGGCGCCTGCGCGAACGCCTGGCCGCCCTCGAGGCGGGCGCCGACGGCGCCGCCGAACGGACCGGAGACGGGAAGGAGTCCTCATCATGA
- the gvpJ gene encoding gas vesicle protein GvpJ — translation MTGPVAQQTSGSNVVQRGGSGSGLADVVDLILEKGLVIDLYARVSLVGIEILTIDVRIVVASVDTYLRFAEAVNRLDIAHDGTSQGLPEFVGGMQESGAKKKTRGALEGAQERLKETFGGDSDDEEDDKEPARRRSSRKKEDEEE, via the coding sequence ATGACTGGGCCGGTCGCCCAGCAGACTTCGGGCAGCAATGTCGTACAGCGCGGCGGCTCGGGCAGCGGCCTCGCCGACGTGGTCGACCTGATCCTGGAAAAGGGTCTGGTCATCGACCTGTACGCGCGAGTCTCGCTGGTGGGAATCGAGATCCTCACGATCGACGTGCGGATCGTGGTCGCGAGTGTCGACACCTACCTGCGGTTCGCCGAGGCGGTGAACCGTCTGGACATCGCTCACGACGGCACCTCGCAGGGCCTGCCGGAGTTCGTTGGCGGAATGCAGGAGTCGGGCGCCAAGAAGAAGACGCGCGGTGCCCTGGAGGGAGCCCAGGAGCGGCTGAAGGAGACCTTCGGCGGCGACTCCGACGATGAAGAGGACGACAAGGAACCCGCGCGGCGCCGCTCGTCGCGCAAGAAGGAGGACGAGGAAGAATGA
- a CDS encoding gas vesicle protein GvpG, producing the protein MGFFSGLVTAPLAPVKGVMWLAETLTEQAEAQLYDPGRIAAEMQQVADESAAGEITEEEAAEREEELIRRLNEGRARGYQPGG; encoded by the coding sequence ATGGGATTCTTCAGCGGGCTGGTCACGGCGCCCCTGGCACCCGTCAAAGGCGTGATGTGGCTGGCCGAGACCCTCACCGAGCAGGCCGAGGCGCAGCTGTACGACCCGGGGCGGATCGCCGCGGAGATGCAGCAGGTGGCGGACGAGTCCGCCGCCGGCGAGATCACCGAGGAGGAGGCCGCCGAACGCGAGGAGGAGCTCATCCGCCGGCTGAACGAGGGCCGCGCCCGCGGCTACCAGCCCGGCGGCTAG